A genomic region of Desulfobulbaceae bacterium DB1 contains the following coding sequences:
- a CDS encoding pyrroline-5-carboxylate reductase, translating into MQLQGKVGFLGGGRMAEALIRGILKAGLADSADIVAVDPDEGRRNLLEKEYHIRTAKSHGDLADCAIVILAVKPQIMGVLLDGCRSWLDSRHLVISIAAGIPIAFMEKRLGDGCRVIRVMPNTPALVLEGASALSGGTNTGKQDMETAERIFSAIGKSVVLPESYLDAVTGLSGSGPAYVFQFIDALVDGAIKVGLNRHDAEILVLQTILGSVRLALETGKHPAELKAMVTSPGGTTIAGLHELEKAGFKAGIMNAVEAATKRSEELGKLV; encoded by the coding sequence ATGCAGCTACAAGGTAAAGTGGGATTTCTCGGTGGCGGCCGCATGGCCGAGGCCCTGATCAGGGGCATACTGAAAGCTGGTCTGGCGGACAGTGCCGATATTGTTGCCGTCGATCCGGATGAAGGACGGCGGAATCTGCTGGAAAAAGAGTATCATATCCGAACGGCAAAGTCCCATGGGGATCTGGCGGACTGTGCAATTGTCATCCTGGCGGTGAAACCGCAGATCATGGGCGTGCTTCTTGACGGATGCAGATCCTGGCTTGATTCCCGCCATCTTGTTATCTCCATCGCCGCGGGGATTCCCATTGCCTTTATGGAAAAACGGCTGGGAGACGGCTGTCGTGTCATCCGCGTTATGCCGAACACCCCGGCTTTGGTGCTGGAGGGTGCATCGGCGCTGAGCGGTGGAACAAATACCGGAAAGCAGGACATGGAAACCGCGGAACGGATTTTTTCCGCCATCGGCAAAAGTGTTGTGTTGCCGGAGAGTTACCTTGACGCAGTTACAGGTTTAAGCGGCAGCGGGCCGGCCTATGTTTTTCAATTCATTGATGCCTTGGTTGACGGCGCGATCAAGGTCGGCCTCAACCGTCATGATGCTGAAATCCTGGTATTGCAGACAATTCTCGGTTCGGTGCGACTGGCTCTCGAAACAGGGAAGCATCCGGCCGAATTAAAGGCAATGGTGACCTCGCCGGGAGGAACAACCATTGCCGGACTTCACGAACTGGAGAAGGCGGGATTCAAGGCCGGGATCATGAACGCCGTTGAGGCGGCGACAAAGCGATCGGAAGAACTCGGAAAACTTGTCTGA
- a CDS encoding NAD(+) kinase, giving the protein MHCKRVGIILKKDSARARDVGNDLVAWFARKSIETLIDTIVPELDILIILGGDGTLLHVAEEASQCRVPVVGVNLGNLGFLTEVAENEKFQALDSILAGSAVIEDRTMLKTRLRTNTSTSPWRYALNDVVISKGNIDRLVRLCTWVDSEYLNTYKADGLIFSTPTGSTAYNLSAGGPIVHPALASIMVTPICPFMLESRPVLLPASVRLCTRLAGSVADVKVIVDGQLAWDMRETDNLDIATSENPLRLICSPQKGYFDILRCKLNWGGVTDGV; this is encoded by the coding sequence ATGCACTGTAAAAGGGTCGGTATTATCCTGAAAAAGGATTCGGCAAGAGCCCGGGATGTCGGCAATGATCTGGTCGCCTGGTTTGCGCGCAAATCCATCGAAACCCTTATCGATACCATTGTTCCGGAGCTCGATATTCTGATTATCCTCGGCGGTGACGGCACCCTGCTGCACGTGGCCGAGGAAGCGAGTCAGTGCCGGGTTCCAGTGGTCGGCGTCAATCTCGGCAATCTGGGTTTTTTGACGGAAGTCGCGGAAAATGAAAAGTTCCAGGCCCTTGATTCCATTTTGGCCGGATCCGCCGTGATCGAAGACCGGACCATGCTGAAAACCAGGCTGCGGACCAATACTTCGACCAGCCCCTGGCGTTATGCCTTGAATGATGTTGTCATCAGCAAGGGCAATATCGACCGGCTTGTCCGTCTCTGCACCTGGGTGGACAGCGAATACCTCAACACCTACAAAGCGGATGGACTTATTTTTTCCACCCCCACCGGCTCCACGGCCTATAACCTGTCCGCCGGAGGGCCTATTGTTCATCCGGCGCTTGCCTCCATCATGGTAACGCCGATCTGTCCCTTTATGCTGGAGAGCCGCCCCGTGCTCCTGCCGGCATCGGTCCGTTTGTGCACGAGGCTGGCAGGATCCGTCGCCGACGTCAAGGTGATTGTCGACGGTCAGCTTGCCTGGGACATGCGCGAAACGGACAATCTTGATATCGCCACCTCGGAAAATCCATTGCGGCTGATCTGTTCACCCCAGAAGGGTTATTTTGATATCCTGCGCTGTAAGTTGAACTGGGGCGGGGTGACAGACGGGGTGTGA
- a CDS encoding DNA-binding response regulator, with the protein MHTILVVDDEPNYLIILAELLRDEGFEVLTAENGKNALDVVRTSDLDLIITDMQMPVMGGMELLNRVKQHNPDLPVIMLTAYGEVEKAVTAMRDGAFNYLTKPFKNTELIANIKKAIDHYSLLRENIRLRTEVRERYSFSEMIGKNKQMQQLYSLIEKIAPTPASVLITGESGTGKELVARAIHNNSPRQKQPFISINCAALPESLLESELFGHEKGAFTGAIALRKGRFELADQGTLFLDEIGEMALSLQAKLLRILQEKTFQRVGGAEEQKVDVRIVAATNKDLKQEVEEGRFREDLYYRLNVLHLHLPPLRERSDDIPLLVHHFINKFTRQLNKPELKITPAALRFLTTLPWEGNIRELENTIERASILCTNNVINPDDVLPDSEMKKPPVAAVSSFVPDDIGTDGTPLPQLLDAIEEKVLRNALGKSGFIQTQAAKELGITKSLLQYKMKKFNIKKR; encoded by the coding sequence ATGCACACTATCCTGGTAGTTGATGATGAACCGAACTATCTGATCATCCTTGCCGAGTTGTTACGGGACGAAGGCTTTGAAGTCCTCACCGCCGAAAACGGCAAAAATGCCCTGGATGTGGTGAGAACTTCCGATCTTGACCTGATCATCACCGATATGCAGATGCCGGTAATGGGCGGCATGGAGCTGCTTAACAGGGTAAAACAACACAACCCGGATCTTCCCGTTATCATGCTGACGGCATACGGTGAAGTTGAAAAGGCGGTTACCGCCATGCGCGACGGTGCGTTCAACTATCTGACCAAACCGTTCAAAAACACGGAACTGATCGCCAATATAAAAAAGGCAATCGATCACTATTCACTATTGCGGGAAAACATCCGCCTGCGAACCGAGGTCCGGGAGCGTTACAGTTTTTCCGAGATGATCGGCAAGAACAAACAAATGCAGCAGCTCTACTCTTTGATCGAGAAGATAGCACCCACTCCGGCATCGGTTCTTATCACAGGAGAATCGGGCACGGGAAAGGAACTGGTGGCCCGGGCGATCCACAACAACAGCCCTCGGCAAAAACAGCCCTTTATTTCAATCAATTGCGCCGCCCTGCCCGAATCCCTGCTTGAAAGCGAACTTTTCGGCCATGAAAAAGGCGCTTTCACCGGCGCCATCGCCCTCAGGAAAGGCCGTTTCGAACTGGCGGACCAAGGAACCCTTTTTCTTGACGAGATCGGAGAAATGGCCCTGTCCCTGCAGGCCAAACTGCTCCGCATTCTGCAGGAAAAAACCTTTCAACGGGTGGGTGGCGCCGAAGAGCAGAAGGTTGATGTACGCATCGTCGCAGCCACCAACAAAGACCTCAAACAGGAGGTCGAGGAGGGACGCTTCAGGGAAGACCTCTATTATCGGCTCAATGTGCTCCACCTGCACCTTCCGCCGCTCCGGGAGAGGTCGGACGACATCCCTCTGCTTGTTCACCATTTCATCAACAAATTTACCAGACAGCTCAACAAGCCGGAACTCAAAATTACGCCCGCGGCCCTCCGTTTCCTCACAACCCTCCCCTGGGAGGGAAATATCCGGGAGCTTGAAAACACAATTGAACGGGCCAGTATTCTTTGCACAAACAATGTGATAAATCCGGATGACGTCCTGCCGGACAGTGAAATGAAAAAACCACCCGTTGCGGCGGTGTCGTCTTTTGTCCCGGATGACATCGGCACGGACGGCACGCCGTTACCGCAGCTGCTTGACGCCATTGAAGAAAAAGTATTACGCAATGCGCTGGGCAAATCCGGTTTCATCCAGACACAGGCAGCCAAAGAGCTTGGAATCACCAAAAGCCTGCTGCAGTATAAAATGAAAAAATTCAACATCAAAAAAAGGTAG
- a CDS encoding type IV pili twitching motility protein PilT — translation MAQIDAFFKLMNDQGASDLHLVAGQQPVLRIRGDMERVKYKVLDNDTLKAMLYEIVSEDKAKHFEETGDVDFGYEIPGLARYRGNLFQQKYGIGAVFREIPSEILSCDQLKLPGVIKKLAYLPKGMVLVTGPTGSGKSTTLAAIVDEVNSSRSDHILTIEDPIEFVHKSKKCVVNHREVGLHTQSFSAALRGALREDPDIILVGEMRDLETIALAMEAAMTGHLVFGTLHTLNAAKTVDRVIEIFPSSQQAQVRSTLADALKAVVSQTLFKRIDVKGRCAALEILICTPAVRNLIREGKTYQIPSAMQTGKRYGMQTLDDAILEHLTNGWISPDAAYSNCIDKGKFVQFLSKPPTDFTDV, via the coding sequence ATGGCACAGATTGATGCCTTTTTTAAGCTGATGAACGACCAGGGGGCCTCGGACCTGCATCTGGTTGCCGGCCAGCAGCCCGTGCTTCGCATACGGGGTGATATGGAGCGGGTCAAGTACAAGGTTCTTGATAATGACACGTTGAAGGCCATGTTGTATGAAATTGTCAGTGAGGACAAGGCGAAGCACTTTGAGGAAACCGGGGATGTCGATTTCGGCTATGAAATTCCCGGTTTAGCCAGGTACCGCGGTAATTTGTTCCAGCAGAAGTATGGTATCGGCGCCGTCTTCCGGGAAATTCCCAGTGAAATCCTCAGTTGTGACCAGTTGAAGCTGCCCGGGGTGATCAAGAAACTTGCTTACCTGCCCAAGGGGATGGTACTTGTTACCGGGCCGACAGGCAGCGGCAAGTCAACAACCCTTGCCGCCATTGTCGATGAAGTCAACAGCTCGCGCAGCGACCATATTCTGACCATTGAAGATCCCATCGAGTTTGTTCACAAAAGCAAGAAATGCGTTGTCAATCATCGGGAGGTCGGCCTGCACACCCAGAGCTTTTCCGCCGCCCTGCGCGGGGCGCTGCGTGAAGACCCTGATATCATCCTTGTGGGCGAGATGCGCGATCTTGAAACCATTGCCCTGGCCATGGAGGCGGCCATGACCGGTCATCTTGTTTTCGGCACCCTGCATACCCTGAATGCGGCGAAAACCGTGGACAGGGTCATTGAGATTTTCCCCTCCAGCCAGCAGGCCCAGGTTCGCTCCACCCTGGCGGACGCCCTGAAGGCGGTGGTTTCGCAAACCCTTTTCAAGCGGATCGATGTCAAGGGCAGGTGCGCTGCCCTGGAAATTCTTATTTGCACACCGGCCGTGCGCAACCTCATCCGTGAAGGAAAGACCTATCAGATTCCATCGGCCATGCAGACCGGCAAGCGCTACGGCATGCAAACCCTTGACGATGCCATTCTGGAGCACCTTACCAATGGCTGGATATCCCCGGACGCAGCTTATTCAAACTGCATTGACAAGGGTAAGTTTGTTCAGTTTCTGAGCAAGCCGCCCACCGATTTTACCGATGTGTGA